The Nitrospira sp. KM1 genome includes a window with the following:
- a CDS encoding cytochrome c yields MIRLNILRVMAICTVAILNTWGQVRTAASTSQTQGHDIYERQCATCHGTEGRGDGPQSISLSPRPGSLLSAQISAKTDQELMRIIANGKPRTAMPGWKDSLSDEEQRAVLAYIRSLIRFSRTMTPPPPH; encoded by the coding sequence GTGATTCGCCTGAATATCCTTCGGGTCATGGCCATCTGCACAGTGGCCATTCTCAACACGTGGGGACAAGTCCGCACCGCCGCCTCGACCTCTCAGACACAGGGGCATGACATTTACGAGCGGCAATGCGCCACCTGCCACGGCACGGAGGGGCGGGGTGACGGACCGCAATCCATTTCTCTTTCGCCTCGTCCCGGAAGTCTCTTGTCCGCTCAAATTTCTGCCAAGACCGATCAGGAGCTGATGAGAATCATCGCCAACGGCAAACCTCGAACCGCCATGCCGGGCTGGAAAGATAGTCTCTCCGACGAGGAACAGCGCGCAGTGCTGGCATACATCAGGTCGCTGATACGATTCAGCCGCACGATGACCCCGCCGCCGCCTCATTGA
- a CDS encoding anti-sigma factor produces MKRPRKTSGRTPRQVVTAVHSPEAGRCLDILRRLSAFIDDELPAQICKELRHHLGACPSCEVFIASLRATVTLCRHCPTPQLTAQDRARLRLEVLNASRPRTKR; encoded by the coding sequence ATGAAGAGACCCAGAAAAACATCGGGAAGGACGCCTCGACAGGTCGTGACCGCCGTCCATTCGCCGGAGGCAGGACGTTGCCTGGATATCTTGCGTCGATTATCGGCCTTCATCGATGACGAACTGCCCGCGCAGATTTGCAAAGAACTCCGACATCATCTCGGGGCGTGCCCGAGCTGTGAAGTCTTTATCGCCTCCCTGCGCGCGACCGTGACGCTCTGCCGTCATTGCCCCACCCCGCAGCTGACGGCCCAAGACCGGGCTCGATTACGCCTCGAGGTTCTGAACGCATCGCGACCGAGGACAAAGCGGTGA
- a CDS encoding DUF1207 domain-containing protein — MFLSVLAPSAAVADDSYILGYAAALLEHEFGLSATIRVTDGAVTVHTSHLSRGTREKVLAGLKRIPDVRQARVVESGDALAPFPEAGTSVLETRISRPSSEFLPRGTLFEPLHADPRWPHFSAAYRRGTAGPDPKSSFAGNFGDSLSLYRHAAAFEGQWELGLQAGVFSIFDVGSPSGSQDLFNADYLIAITTAYRTGPLSGLFRLLHLSSHLGDEYILNSTPPVTRLGLALEGFDARMSYDVSDWLRVYGGGGYFFSVSPSDIKRGTGQFGAELTAPKTYFGDTIRPVAYADFQSNQRTDWTIGRSLMMGVQFEHFEVLSRNLQLLLEYYAGPSPNGDFLFQKTEWFGIGLHFYL, encoded by the coding sequence TTGTTCTTGTCCGTCCTGGCGCCCTCAGCCGCCGTCGCCGATGACTCGTATATCTTGGGCTACGCAGCCGCGTTGCTCGAACACGAGTTCGGCCTTTCCGCGACCATCCGCGTCACCGACGGCGCGGTCACCGTTCATACGTCCCACCTTTCCCGAGGAACCCGTGAGAAAGTCCTGGCCGGCCTGAAGAGAATTCCCGACGTGAGACAGGCTCGTGTGGTCGAATCCGGTGACGCTCTGGCTCCCTTCCCCGAGGCTGGAACCAGTGTGTTGGAAACTCGCATCTCACGCCCCTCGAGCGAGTTTCTTCCCCGCGGGACCTTATTCGAGCCACTCCATGCCGATCCGCGATGGCCGCACTTTTCCGCTGCCTATCGACGAGGAACGGCCGGCCCCGATCCTAAAAGCAGTTTTGCCGGAAACTTTGGAGACAGTCTCTCGCTCTATCGCCACGCGGCGGCCTTTGAGGGACAATGGGAACTTGGCTTGCAGGCAGGTGTGTTCAGCATTTTCGACGTGGGATCGCCCTCCGGTTCTCAGGACCTCTTCAATGCCGACTATCTCATTGCCATCACGACGGCCTACCGAACCGGTCCGTTATCCGGTCTGTTTCGCCTCCTTCATCTGAGTTCCCACCTGGGAGACGAATACATCCTGAATAGCACCCCTCCCGTGACCCGCCTGGGGCTGGCGCTAGAAGGCTTCGATGCCAGAATGTCTTACGATGTCAGTGACTGGTTGCGGGTCTATGGGGGCGGCGGTTATTTCTTTAGCGTCTCGCCAAGTGATATCAAGCGGGGAACTGGCCAGTTCGGTGCCGAGCTGACCGCCCCCAAAACCTATTTCGGCGATACGATTCGGCCGGTTGCCTATGCCGACTTTCAGTCAAATCAACGCACCGACTGGACCATCGGACGTTCGTTGATGATGGGGGTTCAGTTCGAACATTTCGAGGTCCTGAGCCGGAATCTCCAACTCCTCTTGGAGTACTACGCCGGCCCGTCACCGAACGGAGACTTTTTATTTCAGAAGACAGAGTGGTTTGGCATCGGCCTGCATTTTTATCTCTAG
- a CDS encoding RNA polymerase sigma factor produces the protein MSRGSAAESGEGPQDPSGFDKLYRDHVDLLYRYAYRLCGEAEAAKDLVQETFLNAYRGFNRFRGDARVSTWLYTIASRACMRMRRKRKGEPERELSLDEFVPTSEGEFHLQIPVEGLTPEEALQNKELREALDRAIQSLPKKYRMTLVLRDMEGLSAKEVGAIMGVTERAVKSRLHRARLFVRKELSARGITES, from the coding sequence ATGAGCCGCGGCTCCGCAGCAGAATCGGGAGAGGGCCCCCAAGATCCTTCCGGATTTGATAAGCTGTATCGAGATCATGTCGATCTACTTTACCGATATGCCTACCGGCTGTGCGGAGAGGCGGAAGCTGCCAAAGATCTCGTCCAGGAAACCTTTCTCAATGCCTATCGGGGGTTCAACCGGTTCCGCGGAGATGCCCGGGTCTCGACATGGCTGTATACCATCGCGTCCCGCGCCTGCATGCGCATGCGCCGCAAACGAAAAGGCGAACCTGAACGCGAATTGTCGCTGGATGAATTCGTTCCGACGTCCGAAGGGGAATTTCATTTGCAAATCCCGGTGGAGGGTCTGACTCCCGAAGAAGCGTTGCAGAACAAAGAGCTTCGTGAGGCGCTCGACCGTGCGATTCAATCGTTGCCGAAGAAATATCGTATGACTCTCGTTCTGCGAGACATGGAAGGTCTGAGCGCTAAGGAAGTCGGAGCGATCATGGGCGTGACTGAACGCGCGGTGAAATCGCGCCTGCATCGCGCCCGTCTGTTCGTCCGCAAGGAACTCAGCGCACGAGGCATCACTGAATCCTGA